CCTTACATCACCCATATCCTTATAAATAACTATTACCCTTTCATCTATATCCTCAAGCATTTTGTTTAATCTCTTCTTATGGATTGAAGGAATCCAACCAGAGATATAGAAAAATTCGTTTGTAACAGCAATATTGTTTTTTAATTCTTCTATCTTAGTTTCCATTACAAATTTTGAGTAGTATTTTTCTGCTCTTGAACCATATTCTTTTTTTATGTGAAGAATTTCATCCCTTAATTTTTGTATCTCTTCCCTAATTTCAATCTTTCTTATTTCAATCCATTCAATCCACTCCATAGCAGTTCCTGAAAACTTATACTTAAATTTCAACTCATCAAAATTAACCGAGTTTAATATCCTCAAAACCTCATTTTCAACTGCTGTGGGATAAAATATCATAACAAGAGAGTAATCTGTTGTTTGAAAAAATTTAAGAACTATTCCCGATATATTTTCATAATTCTTTTTAACCTTATCCATATCGTATTTGTTTAGTTTTCCAATCTTAAATTTGATATATTTAAGATTAAAAAGTTCATTTAAATTTACATCTACGTCCTTAATATGAATAAGGTAGGATTTTAATTCGTCAAGCTCCCTATGCTCTTCTTCTAATTCTAAAAATGAAGAGTGTCTTTCTTGTAATAAATTATATAATTCGTTAACCTCAATTACATCTTGTCTGAAATCATATCTTTCCCTTAAAAATTCCTTTTTGACCTTTTTATTTAAATCAAATATGTCAATGATAGCATTGATCTTCTTTTCAACGTCCTTTAAATCTTTTCTGCTGCTGTAGGGTCTTATATAATTTATATCCGCCAGAGCATCTATATCATCTACATCCATTATAGGGAAATTATTCTCACTTATCTCATTTATCGCATTGAGCATATGCACTGATTCAGACATTATAATCCTTTTGCAAACTTCGTCCAAAAAGTCTAAATGGCCAACCAAATTAATCATTTCCATCTTTGCAACTGCCATTTTCCCACCCCTATAAGTCTATAATGAGGTATTTTTTTGATTCTTCGACATCGATAGAATATCTAACGCATTCTATTATTGATATTATATCCAATATTTCAAATTCCTTTAGTTCCAGCAATGCTAAAACCATTGAGATGTCAAGTTCCCTTTTTACAAACACCTTTTTTAGCTTAAAATACATATACCTGTTTATACGCCTTTCCATATAAATGTCCTGCTTTTCATCCCCTTTGAACATAAAAGCATAGGGTGTTTTACTTGCATTTGATAAAAACTCTTCAAGACTCTTTGAATAGCAAAACTCTTTAATCTTGGAATAGTTAAACTTGTTCCCAAAGTCGATGGTGTAATTAAAGATT
This region of Caloramator mitchellensis genomic DNA includes:
- a CDS encoding V-type ATP synthase subunit I encodes the protein MAVAKMEMINLVGHLDFLDEVCKRIIMSESVHMLNAINEISENNFPIMDVDDIDALADINYIRPYSSRKDLKDVEKKINAIIDIFDLNKKVKKEFLRERYDFRQDVIEVNELYNLLQERHSSFLELEEEHRELDELKSYLIHIKDVDVNLNELFNLKYIKFKIGKLNKYDMDKVKKNYENISGIVLKFFQTTDYSLVMIFYPTAVENEVLRILNSVNFDELKFKYKFSGTAMEWIEWIEIRKIEIREEIQKLRDEILHIKKEYGSRAEKYYSKFVMETKIEELKNNIAVTNEFFYISGWIPSIHKKRLNKMLEDIDERVIVIYKDMGDVREGLEPPTYLSNGYLIRPFESIVKMYGIPSYKELDPTAFVGISYMLLFGAMFGDLGQGLVLFLIGEILNRIKHRPNLGGVLSRLGISSMAFGLIYGSFFGFEDILPTYIVRPMVEINKVLILAVAFGVILLSVGFFYNLVNCYRNNDLEEGIFSRNGVAGLVFYWMLLYYIIIKVEGREGFLPDGAILFILAFALILILFKEPIVNILKGEKRLYHESVSDYYIEGGFGIAETLLSLLSNTLSFIRVGAFAINHVGLFLAFETLAKMMHGGVGGALMLVLGNIVIIGLEGLIVFIQGLRLEYYELFSKFFKATGYEYSPICIRG